TTCAACGTCTGAGTATAACAGGAGAGAAAGGGATAAATCACATAACAGAATACAATGATAAGCTCTATTTTTCAACACCTTTTGCAATTGTCGTTTATGATATTGATAAATTAGAATATCAAGATACTTATTTTATTGGAAATAATTCTTCAACAGAAAATATAAACCAAATCGCCATTTATAACGATTTGATTTATGCGGCTACAGAAAATGGTATTTATACAGCTGATGCAAATAGTAATGGATTAATTGATTTTAATAATTGGCAACAACCTCAAGGTGATTTTCAAGGTGATTTTAAGACCATTTCCGTTTTTAATAATGAGCTATTTACATCAAAATTTAGTGGGTTTTATAAAATTGTTGGAATGGGCTTACAGCTAATCAATTTTTTACCAGATAACATTTTACAATTAAAAGCGTCTGAGAATTATATTACAGCGGCAACTCAAAAATCTGCTTATGTTTATAATTCAGCATTGTCACAAGAAGTAGTTGCAAATACTACGGTAGAATATGACTATATTTTACAAGCGGCTTTTGCAGAAGACAATTCCATTTATCTAGGCACAACGGAATTTGGAATTTTAAACCGGAGCTTTTCAAATGGTATCGAACACAATGAAATCCATCCAGAAGGTCCAATTTCAAACGATATATTTTCGATTACCTCAGAAAATGATCACATATGGGTTGTTTATGGAGGCTATAACGATGCATTTACACCTCAACAGAGTGAGCGTCCGATAAGTCATTTTAATGGCTCAGACTGGGTTAATATACCTTACAGCAGTATAGCTCCTGTTAGAGATTTAGTGCACGTAACGGTAGATCCGGATAATATAGAGAAAGCGTATGTCAGTTCGTTCGGACAAACATCTGAAGGTCAACTCGGTGCCACGGGTGGAATTTTAGTAGTTGAAAATGATGAAATAACAACTTTTTGGAACCAAACCAACAGTGGGTTAGAAGATTTAGCTCCAGATAATCTTAATTACAGTAGTGTTCGAATTAATGGTACTGCATTTGATAATCGTGGAAATTTTTGGGTAAGCAATTCTTGGGTAAGCAATAGATTAAAAAAAAGAAGCCCTAGTGGGGCTTGGAGTGAGTTTGATCTGAGTTCAATTATTACCAATGGAGCTTTCGGGTTAACCGAGTTAATAGTTGATAGAACCAACAGTATTTGGATGGGCTCTAGACGTAATGGTGTGTTAGTTTATAATGAAACAGGCGATAGAAAAAGAGCGTTAGTTACAGAAGCTAATAAAGGCTCTTTACCTGATCCAAATGTTAGAACGCTGGCCGTTGATCGTAACAATAGAATTTGGATTGGTACAAAAAAAGGCCTAGTTGTTTATTTTAATGCAGGTAGTGTTTTTGACGATGCTATTTACGATGCTTCTTCAATAGTTGTTGATGACGATGGTATTGCTAAAAAATTATTAGGAGATCAATCTGTAAGTTCTATTGCCATTGATGGGGCTGACAATAAATGGTTTGGTACGGATACGGGTGGAGTGCTAGGTACAAATTCATCGGGGCAAGAGACTTTATTCAATTTTAATAAGAATAATTCACCTTTACCGTCTAATAAAATTATTAAAATTAAAGTAGATAATAGCAACGGTAAAGTGTTTTTTGCAACGGATAAAGGCTTGGTGGCTTTCAATAATAATGTAGCTCCATTTGGAGAGAATTTGGGCGAAGTATACGCGTATCCAAATCCCGTAAAAAAAGAGCATTCTTTTG
The nucleotide sequence above comes from Aureibaculum algae. Encoded proteins:
- the porZ gene encoding type IX secretion system anionic LPS delivery protein PorZ; amino-acid sequence: MLKRLIFLFVLMSNLPSWSQTDFSSNWEDFYSYNNVKDFIKVESKIYAVTDNAVFIYDTVTQEVEKLSSVQGLSGETTSSIYYSNIHKKLVIGYQNGLLEIVDDKGKITLATDIQRLSITGEKGINHITEYNDKLYFSTPFAIVVYDIDKLEYQDTYFIGNNSSTENINQIAIYNDLIYAATENGIYTADANSNGLIDFNNWQQPQGDFQGDFKTISVFNNELFTSKFSGFYKIVGMGLQLINFLPDNILQLKASENYITAATQKSAYVYNSALSQEVVANTTVEYDYILQAAFAEDNSIYLGTTEFGILNRSFSNGIEHNEIHPEGPISNDIFSITSENDHIWVVYGGYNDAFTPQQSERPISHFNGSDWVNIPYSSIAPVRDLVHVTVDPDNIEKAYVSSFGQTSEGQLGATGGILVVENDEITTFWNQTNSGLEDLAPDNLNYSSVRINGTAFDNRGNFWVSNSWVSNRLKKRSPSGAWSEFDLSSIITNGAFGLTELIVDRTNSIWMGSRRNGVLVYNETGDRKRALVTEANKGSLPDPNVRTLAVDRNNRIWIGTKKGLVVYFNAGSVFDDAIYDASSIVVDDDGIAKKLLGDQSVSSIAIDGADNKWFGTDTGGVLGTNSSGQETLFNFNKNNSPLPSNKIIKIKVDNSNGKVFFATDKGLVAFNNNVAPFGENLGEVYAYPNPVKKEHSFVTIDGRNGTHLPRGTNVKILDASGRLVHETNVVEGQELKGGKVIWNKTNLAGRKVASGIYIVLLTIPDKSETSITKIAIIN